A stretch of the Elephas maximus indicus isolate mEleMax1 chromosome 3, mEleMax1 primary haplotype, whole genome shotgun sequence genome encodes the following:
- the LOC126070965 gene encoding serine/threonine-protein kinase MARK2-like, producing MLQSHLAFSAVEETHVGRYHLLRTIGKGASAKVKLAQHIITGQEVAIKIIDKIQHTSSDLHRLYREIEIMKDLHHPNIVKLFEVIENEHALYIVMEYASGRDLFYHLVNHGFMSEKEAQTKFQQIVSAVKYCHDKSIVHRDLKTENLLLDKRMNIKLADFGLGTEFTPGSKLDTFCGTPPYSAPELLQGEKYDGPPVDVWSLGVILYFMVTGSLPFRGKTLTKLREQVLQGQYHVPFHMSSQCQHLLSKIFIRDPRKRATLEDILAHPWMKVSHEEKQKLYVQPLPDYDNHWHTEVTVNTGYVQEDIHDSLLNHNYNDANATYLILRHDTYEIDSHTSTLEPQAEAHCTDSHTPSSSHEVPPTVCPKPKQRSYTEPTIPTFGYYIRDALNTLSEGGMGTSMVSTSPSFSLALAHLRQQSTTAWAQPNQDSDLYAKGRNSEVPQPITPPQCVSVPSSSAYTINESAGAPEKTSFTQGMSNLSSANEEQVHELPDQPSLPQTVSLASSSEEQVHELPDQPSLPQTVSLASSSEEQVHELPDQPSLPQTVSPASSSVSSQGWKRATGRFFKLMRRCLCFTYDKKDHKASDSKAAQMIKPQQAKPRSLKFTWRMKITSSLEPDEMLQEICQVLDANGCDWDLTHKYTLLCMNGTPGQQDFTQWRMEVCTLPRRTLNGVKVKRISGTSEAFNNIVSKITSDLAL from the coding sequence ATGCTGCAGAGCCACTTAGCCTTCTCTGCTGTGGAGGAAACTCATGTGGGACGCTACCACCTCCTCAGAACCATCGGCAAGGGGGCATCTGCCAAGGTCAAGCTGGCCCAGCACATCATCACCGGCCAAGAGGTAGCCATTAAAATAATTGACAAGATCCAGCACACGTCCTCCGACCTCCACAGACTATACAGAGAGATAGAAATTATGAAGGATCTCCATCATCCAAATATTGTAAAGCTGTTTGAAGTCATAGAGAATGAGCACGCCCTCTATATAGTGATGGAGTATGCAAGTGGAAGGGACCTCTTTTACCACCTAGTGAATCATGGCTTCATGAGCGAAAAAGAGGCCCAAACGAAATTCCAACAAATAGTGTCAGCGGTGAAGTACTGCCACGACAAGAGTATTGTTCATAGGgatctgaaaacagaaaacctaCTATTGGACAAGCGAATGAACATCAAACTTGCAGACTTTGGTTTAGGAACTGAATTCACCCCAGGGAGCAAGCTGGATACCTTCTGTGGCACTCCCCCTTATTCTGCCCCAGAACTCcttcagggagaaaagtatgacggacccccagtggatgtgtggagcctgggagtcatcctaTACTTCATGGTAACTGGATCTCTGCCTTTTCGTGGGAAGACCTTGACGAAGCTGCGAGAGCAGGTGCTGCAGGGACAATATCACGTTCCCTTCCACATGTCTAGCCAGTGTCAACACCTGCTCAGTAAAATTTTCATTCGTGACCCAAGAAAGAGAGCCACGTTAGAGGACATCCTAGCACATCCATGGATGAAGGTGAGCcacgaagaaaaacaaaagctctaTGTGCAGCCACTCCCAGACTACGATAACCACTGGCACACTGAGGTGACGGTGAACACAGGTTACGTGCAGGAAGACATTCATGACTCACTGTTGAACCACAATTACAATGATGCGAACGCCACCTATCTGATCCTGCGTCACGACACATATGAGATTGACAGCCACACCAGCACCCTGGAACCCCAGGCTGAAGCCCATTGCACCGATAGCCACACTCCTTCCTCATCCCATGAAGTGCCTCCTACCGTCTGTCCTAAACCCAAACAGCGTAGTTACACCGAGCCCACCATTCCCACCTTTGGTTACTACATCCGCGATGCTTTGAACACTCTCTCTGAGGGAGGGATGGGGACCTCCATGGTGTCTACTTCTCCATCAttctccctggccctggcccaCCTGCGGCAGCAATCTACCACAGCCTGGGCACAGCCCAACCAGGACTCTGACCTGTATGCCAAGGGGAGAAACAGTGAGGTGCCACAGCCCATCACACCACCCCAGTGTGTTTCTGTGCCTTCCTCCTCAGCCTACACCATCAACGAGAGTGCCGGGGCCCCGGAGAAAACCAGTTTTACCCAGGGAATGTCAAATCTAAGCTCCGCAAATGAGGAGCAGGTGCATGAGTTAcctgaccagccgagtttgcccCAGACTGTGAGTCTAGCCTCTTCCTCTGAGGAGCAAGTGCATGAGTTAcctgaccagccgagtttgcccCAGACTGTGAGTCTAGCCTCTTCCTCTGAGGAGCAAGTGCATGAGTTAcctgaccagccgagtttgcccCAGACTGTGAGTCCAGCCTCTTCCTCTGTCAGCAGCCAGGGCTGGAAGCGGGCCACTGGGAGGTTCTTTAAGCTCATGAGAAGATGCCTTTGTTTTACAtatgacaaaaaggaccacaaagCATCGGACAGCAAAGCTGCACAAATGATCAAACCTCAACAGGCCAAACCACGCTCTCTCAAATTTACCTGGAGGATGAAGATCACCAGTTCCTTGGAGCCCGACGAGATGCTGCAGGAGATCTGTCAAGTGTTGGATGCCAATGGCTGTGACTGGGAtctcacacacaaatacacactgcTGTGTATGAATGGCACACCAGGACAACAGGACTTCACTCAGTGGAGGATGGAGGTGTGCACCCTGCCTCGGAGGACTCTCAATGGggtaaaagtgaagagaatttcaggGACCTCTGAGGCCTTCAATAACATTGTCTCAAAAATCACCAGTGACCTTGCACTTTAA